From the genome of Carassius gibelio isolate Cgi1373 ecotype wild population from Czech Republic chromosome A16, carGib1.2-hapl.c, whole genome shotgun sequence, one region includes:
- the LOC128030604 gene encoding T-complex protein 1 subunit gamma-like, translating to MMGRPVLVLSQNIKRESGRKVQIGNITAAKTIADIIRTCLGPRAMMKMLLDPMGGIVMTNDGNAILREIQVQHPAAKSMIEISRTQDEEVGDGTTSVIILAGEMLSVAEHFLEQQMHPTVVISAYREALDDMLNILKDISTPVDVNNRDMMLKIINSAINTKALSRWSTMACNIALDAVRTVELEENGRKEIDIKKYAKVEKVPGGFIEDSCVLKGVMVNKDVTHPRMRRLIKNPRIVLLDCSLEYKKGESQTDIEITREEDFARILQMEEEYIQQICEDIIRLKPDLIFTEKGISDLAQHYLMKANITAIRRVRKTDNNRIARACGARIASRTDELREEDVGTGAGLFEVKKIGDEYFAFVTECKDPKACTILLRGASKEILAEVERNLQDAMQVCRNVLLDPHLLPGGGAVEMEVSHRLTERSRAQTGVEQWPYRAVAQALEVIPRTLIQNCGASAIRVLTSLRAKHTQEGNTSWGINGETGTLAEMEQLGIWEPLAVKAQTYKTAVETAILLLRIDDIVSGHKKKGDDQAGGAPMEDKE from the exons ATGATGGGCCGACCGGTTCTCGTGCTTA GTCAGAACATAAAGAGAGAATCTGGACGGAAGGTCCAGATAGGAAACATCACTGCAGCTAAG ACCATAGCAGACATCATCAGGACATGTCTGGGACCAAGGGCTATGATGAAG ATGCTTCTGGATCCAATGGGTGGGATCGTCATGACCAATGATGGCAATGCCATTCTGAGAGAG ATCCAGGTCCAGCACCCTGCTGCCAAGTCCATGATTGAGATTAGCCGCACACAGGATGAGGAGGTTGGAGATGGGACCACCTCTGTAATTATTCTGG CGGGTGAGATGCTGTCAGTGGCTGAGCATTTTCTGGAACAGCAGATGCATCCTACCGTGGTGATTAGTGCATACAGAGAAGCTCTGGATGACATGTTGAACATACTCAAAGACATCAG CACTCCAGTAGATGTGAATAACCGTGACATGATGTTGAAGATAATAAACTCTGCCATCAACACCAAAGCACTCAGCCGCTGGTCCACCATGGCCTGTAACATTGCTCTAGATGCTGTCCGTACTGTTGAGCTGGAGGAAAATGGACGCAAAGAGATCGACATTAAGAAGTATGCCAAAGTCGAGAAG GTTCCTGGTGGCTTCATTGAGGACTCATGTGTGCTGAAGGGGGTGATGGTAAATAAGGATGTAACTCATCCCCGTATGCGAAGACTCATCAAGAACCCCAGAATTGTTCTGCTGGACTGCTCTCTGGAGTACAAGAAGGGTGAGAGTCAG ACTGATATTGAGATCACTCGTGAGGAAGACTTTGCCCGGATTCTGCAGATGGAGGAAGAGTACATCCAGCAGATCTGTGAAGACATTATTCGTCTCAAACCTGACCTGATCTTCACTGAAAAGGGCATCTCTG ATCTGGCTCAGCACTATCTGATGAAAGCAAACATCACTGCAATCCGTCGTGTCAGGAAGACGGACAACAACCGTATTGCAAG AGCATGTGGTGCACGTATTGCCAGCAGAACAGATGAGCTCCGTGAAGAGGATGTGGGTACAGGAGCTGGCCTATTTGAAGTGAAGAAGATCGGTGATGAGTATTTCGCCTTTGTGACCGAGTGCAAAGACCCCAAAGCCTGTACCATTCTGCTTAGAGGAGCCAGCAAAGAGATCTTAGCG GAAGTGGAGCGAAACCTGCAGGATGCCATGCAGGTGTGCCGTAATGTCCTGTTGGACCCGCATCTGTTGCCAGGCGGTGGAGCAGTGGAGATGGAGGTGTCCCATCGGCTGACGGAGCGTTCCCGAGCGCAGACTGGTGTAGAGCAGTGGCCATACCGCGCCGTGGCTCAGGCCCTGGAGGTCATCCCACGTACACTCATCCAGAACTGTGGAGCCTCCGCAATACGTGTGCTCACTTCCCTTAGG GCCAAGCACACTCAGGAGGGCAATACCTCATGGGGTATCAATGGAGAGACAGGAACTCTTGCTGAAATGGAGCAGCTGGGGATTTGGGAACCGCTGGCAGTTAAAGCCCAGACATACAAAACTGCagttgag